A window from Lactiplantibacillus pentosus encodes these proteins:
- the adhE gene encoding bifunctional acetaldehyde-CoA/alcohol dehydrogenase: MIKTEKNQTTKVTDEVDQLVQRSKKALAVLKSYTQEQIDDLCEKVAVAALDNHMKLAKLAVEETGRGVVEDKAIKNIYASEYIWNSMRHDKTVGVIKEDDEEQLMEIAEPVGIVAGVTPVTNPTSTTVFKTLISLKGRNTIVFGFHPQAQKCSSAAADVMREAIKAAGGPADAVLYIEHPSIEATDALMHHTDVATILATGGPSMVTAAYSSGKPALGVGPGNGPTYVEKTADIKQAVNDIVLSKTFDNGMICASENSAIIDKEIYAEVKAEFIRLGCYYVKPKDVQALSDAVIDPNRHTVRGPVAGKTAYEIAQMAGLKDVAKDCRVLIAEINGVGVKYPLSGEKLSPVLTVYKADSHEAAFKRADELLHYGGLGHTAGIHTTDDDLVKEFGLQMPACRILVNTPSSVGGLGNIYNNMEPSLTLGTGSYGGNSISHNVTDMDLINIKTVAKRRNNMQWVKMPPKVYFERNSVRYLEHMAGIKKVFLVCDPGMVEFGYADRVTAVLNKRTDPVDIDIFSEVEPNPSTDTVYKGVARMKAFKPDTIIALGGGSAMDAAKGMWLFYEHPEASFLGAKQKFLDIRKRTYKVPVSEKVTYIGIPTTSGTGSEVTPYAVITDSKTHVKYPITDYAMQPDIAIVDPQFVETVPKRTTAWTGLDVITHATEAYVSTMASDYTRGWSIEALQLAFKYLKASYDGDKKAREKMHNASTLAGMAFANAFLGINHSIAHKLGGEFNLPHGLAIAITYPQVVRYNAEIPTKLAMWPKYNHNTALADYANIARALGLPGKTDEELKESLVKAYIDLAHSMDVTLSLKANRVEKKHFDATVDELAELAYEDQCTTANPREPLISELKAIIEREWDGQGTEK; this comes from the coding sequence ATGATTAAGACAGAAAAGAACCAAACCACCAAGGTTACCGACGAAGTAGACCAGTTAGTTCAACGTTCAAAGAAAGCATTGGCCGTTTTAAAATCGTATACACAAGAACAAATTGATGATCTATGTGAAAAAGTTGCAGTCGCTGCACTTGATAATCATATGAAACTCGCCAAGTTGGCCGTTGAAGAAACTGGCCGTGGGGTGGTTGAAGATAAAGCCATCAAGAACATCTACGCCAGTGAATATATTTGGAACAGCATGCGCCACGACAAGACCGTTGGCGTCATCAAAGAAGACGATGAAGAACAACTAATGGAAATCGCTGAACCAGTCGGGATCGTGGCCGGGGTCACCCCCGTTACGAACCCAACTTCAACGACAGTCTTCAAGACTTTGATCTCCTTGAAGGGTCGTAACACGATCGTCTTTGGTTTCCATCCACAAGCTCAGAAGTGTAGTTCCGCGGCCGCTGATGTGATGCGTGAAGCCATCAAAGCTGCCGGTGGTCCTGCCGATGCCGTTTTATACATCGAACATCCAAGTATTGAAGCGACGGATGCGTTGATGCACCATACCGACGTGGCAACGATCTTAGCCACTGGTGGTCCAAGCATGGTTACCGCAGCCTACTCATCAGGCAAACCAGCCTTAGGTGTTGGCCCTGGTAACGGCCCGACCTACGTTGAAAAGACGGCTGACATCAAGCAAGCCGTTAACGACATTGTCTTATCCAAGACGTTTGATAACGGGATGATCTGTGCCTCTGAAAACAGCGCCATTATTGATAAAGAAATTTATGCGGAAGTCAAAGCAGAATTTATTCGTCTCGGTTGCTACTATGTTAAACCTAAGGACGTTCAAGCTTTGAGTGATGCCGTTATCGATCCTAACCGGCATACGGTTCGGGGGCCAGTCGCTGGGAAGACTGCTTACGAAATTGCCCAAATGGCTGGATTAAAGGATGTTGCTAAGGATTGCCGCGTCTTGATTGCCGAAATCAACGGTGTCGGGGTCAAATACCCATTATCTGGCGAAAAATTATCACCAGTTTTGACCGTTTACAAGGCTGATTCACATGAAGCTGCGTTCAAACGGGCCGATGAATTACTTCATTATGGTGGTTTAGGCCATACTGCTGGGATTCACACGACTGATGATGATTTGGTCAAGGAATTCGGCCTTCAAATGCCAGCCTGCCGGATCTTAGTGAACACGCCATCTTCAGTAGGTGGTTTAGGAAACATCTACAACAATATGGAACCTTCATTAACACTGGGCACGGGGTCATATGGTGGCAACTCGATTTCTCATAACGTTACGGATATGGATCTGATTAATATCAAAACTGTGGCAAAACGGCGTAATAACATGCAATGGGTCAAAATGCCTCCCAAAGTCTACTTCGAACGCAATTCCGTTCGCTACTTGGAACACATGGCTGGGATTAAAAAGGTTTTCCTAGTTTGTGACCCTGGGATGGTGGAATTTGGCTACGCTGACCGTGTAACGGCTGTCTTGAACAAGCGGACGGATCCGGTCGACATCGATATCTTCTCTGAAGTTGAACCGAACCCATCGACGGATACGGTTTACAAAGGGGTCGCACGGATGAAGGCCTTCAAGCCAGATACGATCATCGCCCTTGGTGGTGGTTCCGCAATGGACGCGGCCAAAGGAATGTGGCTCTTCTATGAACATCCAGAAGCTTCCTTCTTAGGTGCTAAGCAGAAGTTCTTGGATATTCGGAAACGGACCTACAAAGTTCCCGTATCTGAAAAGGTCACCTATATTGGGATTCCAACGACTTCTGGGACGGGTTCTGAAGTGACGCCATACGCCGTTATTACGGACTCCAAGACGCACGTTAAGTACCCAATCACCGACTACGCAATGCAACCAGACATTGCCATCGTTGACCCACAATTTGTTGAAACGGTGCCAAAGCGGACGACTGCTTGGACTGGCCTGGATGTCATCACCCATGCTACTGAAGCGTACGTTTCAACGATGGCCTCTGACTACACGCGTGGCTGGTCAATTGAAGCCTTACAATTAGCCTTCAAGTACTTGAAAGCTTCTTATGATGGCGACAAGAAGGCCCGTGAGAAGATGCACAATGCGTCAACCTTAGCCGGGATGGCCTTTGCCAACGCCTTCTTAGGAATTAACCACTCCATCGCGCATAAATTAGGTGGGGAATTCAACTTACCACACGGGTTAGCGATTGCCATCACTTACCCACAAGTTGTGCGCTACAATGCTGAGATTCCAACCAAGTTAGCAATGTGGCCGAAGTACAACCACAACACTGCCTTAGCCGACTACGCCAACATTGCCCGGGCCTTAGGGTTACCAGGTAAGACGGACGAAGAACTCAAGGAAAGCTTAGTTAAAGCCTATATCGACTTGGCTCACTCAATGGATGTCACCTTATCCTTGAAAGCCAACCGGGTTGAAAAGAAGCACTTTGACGCCACCGTCGACGAATTAGCTGAATTGGCCTACGAAGACCAATGCACGACCGCAAACCCTCGCGAACCTTTAATCAGTGAATTAAAGGCGATCATCGAACGCGAATGGGACGGCCAAGGTACTGAAAAATAG
- a CDS encoding universal stress protein has translation MENSKMQEPLVYRRILLTVDEDDNTSSERAFRYATTLARDYDAPLGICSVLESEDINIFDSLTPSKIQAKRKHVEEVVAEYVQLAEQRGVKRVEPLVYEGGDVDDVILDQVIPDFKPDLLVTGADTEFAHSKISGAIGPRLARKAPISVIVVR, from the coding sequence ATGGAAAACTCAAAAATGCAAGAACCACTCGTTTATCGACGAATTCTGCTTACCGTTGATGAGGACGACAATACTTCATCTGAACGGGCCTTCCGTTACGCAACGACATTGGCCCGCGATTACGATGCACCGCTGGGGATTTGCTCGGTGCTGGAAAGCGAAGATATTAATATTTTTGATTCACTGACCCCGTCGAAGATCCAAGCCAAGCGTAAGCACGTTGAAGAAGTTGTCGCTGAATATGTTCAGCTTGCTGAACAACGTGGCGTCAAACGGGTCGAACCACTGGTTTACGAAGGTGGCGACGTGGATGATGTGATCTTGGACCAAGTGATTCCAGACTTCAAACCTGACTTATTAGTCACCGGTGCGGATACGGAATTTGCTCACTCTAAGATTTCGGGCGCAATTGGGCCCCGGTTAGCACGAAAAGCCCCAATCTCCGTTATTGTGGTCCGTTAA
- a CDS encoding PadR family transcriptional regulator produces the protein MAQKNKLQFIILGLLNQQPLTGYDLTKAFDDEIGEFWQAQHSQIYPQLKRLEEQGYVTHEITVSGEKLEKKLYHVTTTGRDLLHEWISIGTPDLTATKDEFILKLYFIQTNQDPRLREMLTEQLTLHTAKLTHLQHRLESVFPKPATAKQHYGHYLILQHAIGRETYYVDWLKQTLQALPKKSE, from the coding sequence ATGGCGCAAAAAAATAAGTTGCAATTTATTATTCTAGGGTTGTTAAATCAACAACCGTTAACGGGTTACGACCTGACGAAGGCCTTTGATGATGAGATCGGGGAATTCTGGCAAGCCCAACATAGTCAAATTTATCCGCAATTAAAACGCTTAGAAGAGCAGGGCTACGTGACCCATGAAATCACCGTCAGTGGCGAAAAGTTGGAAAAGAAGCTCTACCACGTGACGACAACTGGTCGCGATTTACTCCATGAGTGGATCAGTATCGGCACGCCGGATTTGACGGCCACTAAGGACGAATTTATTTTAAAACTCTATTTCATTCAAACGAATCAAGATCCGCGTTTGCGCGAGATGCTTACCGAACAACTGACCTTGCACACAGCCAAGCTGACTCACCTTCAGCATCGACTCGAGAGCGTGTTTCCAAAACCAGCGACTGCGAAGCAACACTATGGTCATTATTTGATCTTGCAACACGCGATCGGCCGTGAGACGTACTACGTTGACTGGCTTAAGCAGACACTGCAGGCATTACCGAAGAAGTCGGAATAG
- a CDS encoding phenolic acid decarboxylase, which produces MTKEFKTLDDFLGTHFIYTYDNGWEYEWYAKNDHTVDYRIHGGMVAGRWVKDQEANIVMLTPGIYKVAWTEPTGTDVALDFLPNENKLNGTIFFPKWVQDHPEITVTFQNEHIDLMEQSREKYATYPKLVVPEFAHITYMGDAGQNNEDVISEAPYSGLPDEIRAGKYFDENYHRVNK; this is translated from the coding sequence ATGACGAAAGAATTTAAAACGCTAGATGACTTCCTCGGCACCCACTTTATTTACACTTACGACAACGGTTGGGAATATGAATGGTACGCGAAAAACGACCACACCGTTGACTACCGGATTCACGGTGGCATGGTCGCAGGTCGGTGGGTCAAGGATCAAGAAGCGAACATCGTCATGTTGACACCCGGCATTTACAAAGTTGCCTGGACAGAACCAACTGGTACCGATGTCGCCCTTGACTTCTTGCCTAACGAAAACAAATTAAACGGGACGATTTTCTTCCCTAAGTGGGTCCAAGACCATCCTGAAATCACGGTCACGTTCCAAAACGAACACATTGATTTAATGGAACAGTCTCGTGAAAAGTACGCGACTTATCCAAAACTAGTTGTTCCAGAATTTGCCCACATCACTTACATGGGTGATGCTGGTCAAAATAACGAAGACGTCATCAGCGAAGCGCCTTACTCTGGTTTACCAGATGAAATCCGTGCTGGTAAGTACTTTGATGAAAACTATCACCGCGTAAACAAATAA
- a CDS encoding 2-keto-4-pentenoate hydratase, which translates to MTTTTTETETQVAQQLFDAYQTQHALTMADYATSVADEDAAYRVQAELTALKQQPVGGYKVSLTSAETQKMFDAHTPLYGAQVADHFLAAPTTVRRGQLMDPLVEVELVFKAKEDLSATDSLTDLWHKTTVAPGLELPDSRFSDWFPDLPKNLVVADAAVGGLVVYGTEEDTDKRFASVDAVAMPKCTLVHDGETVKTGQASEVLGNPLKSLQWLVSKLAEQGKTLTAGQRVSSGTFVLPPHLTTGHWQADFDCGLGQVALDVTDEG; encoded by the coding sequence ATGACAACCACAACAACAGAAACAGAAACGCAAGTCGCACAACAATTATTTGATGCCTATCAAACCCAACACGCCTTAACGATGGCGGATTATGCAACCAGTGTCGCCGATGAGGACGCCGCATACCGCGTTCAAGCTGAACTGACGGCGTTAAAACAGCAACCCGTTGGCGGCTACAAAGTCTCATTAACTAGTGCTGAAACCCAGAAGATGTTTGATGCGCATACACCACTCTATGGTGCGCAAGTCGCGGATCATTTCCTTGCAGCACCTACCACAGTTCGACGGGGTCAATTGATGGATCCACTCGTTGAAGTCGAACTTGTCTTTAAGGCCAAGGAAGATTTGAGTGCCACTGATTCATTAACTGATTTATGGCATAAAACCACGGTGGCACCTGGCCTAGAATTACCGGATTCTCGGTTTAGTGACTGGTTCCCAGACTTACCAAAGAACCTAGTGGTAGCTGATGCAGCCGTTGGTGGGTTAGTGGTCTACGGGACGGAAGAAGATACCGACAAGCGGTTTGCTTCCGTCGACGCGGTCGCAATGCCGAAATGTACCCTCGTCCATGATGGCGAGACGGTCAAAACGGGTCAAGCGAGCGAAGTGTTAGGCAATCCACTCAAGTCCTTGCAGTGGTTAGTCAGCAAGTTAGCTGAGCAGGGCAAGACACTTACTGCCGGCCAACGCGTCTCATCAGGAACGTTCGTCTTACCGCCACATTTAACTACGGGGCACTGGCAGGCCGACTTTGATTGTGGACTGGGACAAGTCGCACTAGATGTGACAGACGAAGGATAA
- a CDS encoding GNAT family N-acetyltransferase, whose translation MRKRIEIKPATDADRAALAEIYLVDRQQEFPWVTDPKLQDFDYDSRGEFVLVAWVDGQRAGFCSLYRLANFIHLLFVAPDFRHLKVGERLLTEMRQYATEPLTLKCVMANENALRFYAKVGFQIVKADADALPPNYTLRDTHTEQYIALVDLENN comes from the coding sequence ATGAGGAAACGAATTGAGATCAAACCGGCGACAGACGCTGACCGGGCGGCGTTAGCTGAAATTTACTTAGTCGACCGCCAGCAAGAGTTTCCGTGGGTCACAGATCCTAAGTTACAGGATTTTGACTATGACAGTCGCGGCGAATTTGTCTTGGTGGCGTGGGTCGATGGCCAGCGCGCTGGCTTCTGCTCATTGTACCGACTGGCTAATTTCATTCATTTATTGTTCGTCGCACCGGATTTTCGCCATCTCAAAGTTGGCGAGCGTTTGTTGACCGAAATGCGCCAGTACGCCACGGAACCACTGACGTTGAAATGCGTCATGGCTAACGAAAATGCGTTGCGATTTTATGCCAAGGTCGGCTTTCAAATCGTTAAGGCTGACGCGGACGCGTTACCGCCAAATTACACGCTACGGGACACGCATACGGAGCAATATATTGCGTTGGTCGATTTGGAAAACAACTAG